TGGCCGTGACATGTCCCAAGCACAAACCCTCCACAGAAACCAGGCCTTCTTGTTCTACAAAACCACATGATGATTGCATATTTGGACATAGACTTTCTTGGACGAGGTAACACAGAGCTGTCATACTTTTAGTGTCTCTAACATAGATGCCAAAGCTAAAGAGTCATTATATTGGATATAGATTCAGAGTCATCGCACTGCCATGACAGACATAATGACTGTAATGCTTTTCTGCTTCAATGAAAGTCTCACTGTAatttaatttcacaaaaacacaaaacactgcttGGCCCTCGTGTTCATATCCTTGCTGTGaaatttattaaattaattcaGTACTTGGACAATAGTTCTCTGTTTATTATTGGCCACTAATGTCATTTAAATGCTCTCTGCAGTTTTCTCACTCTAggatttttgctgctgtgtGTTTGGTCATATATGCTTTGCTCTGTAATCTGATGATCAGTTTTGCTTCTGCTTGTGGCTAACATGATTTGCCTTATGTGCCGTGCTACTGCAGCCCTCTCTCatgactgttttgttttgcatttaccCTTCTCACAGTGAAACAatttatgtctttttaaatcattatattATAAGGAGTATTATCATTAAGATCCAACATTTGTTTTACATGACACCCCTGTCAAAGACAGCAGCAAGAGGAAGGTTACAATGAAATACAATGGATgcaaacatttaatgaaatgttgAATAAACAGCTTTAATCAGAAAGACATGTAAAATGTAACTTAATCCACATTCAAACCTTTCCAAACTAAAAAGGTGCTCTAGTTTAATGTGAGCGTGTGCCTCAGaccaaacacacaaaaaacagtgTTATCAAAGACAGTCTCTGTTGGCTCTATGATAGAGTGGAATGCTGTTAGAAAGAGTCAGACATTTCTTTCTACATGTTAGTTTTGTTTCTTGTTGGAGATATTTTAGATCCAAACAACCTTCAGGATCTTTGACCGACTCTCTTGTGTTGTTTCCTCCATTCAAGCATTGTTTTCTCCTCTTCAAACCAGGAGAGATGCCTCTCTTAGATTCAGATGTGCGCGTACCAGCCCTGCTAGGAATGGAATACCCTGACTCGATGGGATCTGGTCTTAGTGTGCCTGTGCTGGGGGGTCACAATGACCCTGTTACTGGAGTTATGATACCGCTGGCAGGAACCATGGAGGATCCAGATGGAAAAGGTACTTCATCAGAAAGTGATTGCATAGGTTTGTGGTCACTGAATGGATCTTTTTTAACCTGCATATAAAATCTtgctaaatataaataaaaaaaggcaacaatatGCAACCTTTCAGCCGTGCAGAAGTATCCCAACCCACATGGCTTAAAGGCACGAGTTCACACACTATCTTTAAGCCAAAAGAAGCCTGTTAACCTACCTCATATCTGTTTGATACAATGACTGAGGCTAAAGGTCTCTACACACCgagtctgttatttttggatgtgttttttGGATCTttgattcaataaaaaaaatgtcacactcAAACCTTTGAGtatgatgtgtttatttttctatttgttGCAAAAATTTCCAGTATTAGCCAAAAGGGTCTTGTACtgagaagaaaaaagcaaaaagaagcaagtatgattctgtggctctttcattACTTGCAATGCACTGACTCCGTCCCCTCCTGACAGAGGGCTTCGTATGGGTATTTGAACAAGCTTGTACTTGTGCATCATGGCGCTTTTCTCAACAGTCATTCGCCCTTTAAATGACTTGAACGGATGCAGAAAAATATCAGCCTAGTTCCATGTTACAGTTCTTTGATGTTCGTTGATTtgaatgacaaaaacagacCTGGTTTGCAAAGACCTTTAGTTATGGAAGAGGACAGTGACAGATGACGAGAAAAAGAGAATGGCTGAGCAAGAATTCAGACAAAAAACAGCAATCTGATGGCAGAGTTTACATCACTGCAGATCAAATATTTTGGCAACAGCTGTTATGAACTGTAGATGCTAGCAAAGtcacatttgtgcaaaatccATTCATCTTACTGTACCATTTCAGTTGTCAAAGTTCTTTGGCTTCATTGGCCACTCTGTCAACAAATGTGTGGTTGTAAAAGGAGTAGGTAAAACTATAGCTCTATTCGTATGAGATTAGttacctagggacctctggtaTTATGTAATGATTGAGCAGGATGTCTGTATTTTTATACTGTTCAAACCGACCATGTCTTCAACTGGTGGAGTAAAAATTCAAGGGCAAATTTCCTTCCATATTTCAGCACTTACATAGGTCCACAGGTAAACACTAACCCTGTGTAAAGTGGCATCTCTGCAATGTTTGGGTAGTAATTGtggttttgtgctgcttttctgctcctttttcaGATTGCATAGGAGAAGGCCAGcaaagttttgacacatttagGTTATTTATATTGCTTGTCTCAAAGTTGTCTTGAGGTGCTCTTTGGAAATGAGATTCTTGGAGATGatgaataaacaagaaaaaactccAAAGCACTCTCTTCAGACattaaaatgtcttgtttttacaGCACGGTCACAAACTGACCTTAAAAACACGCTGGACAGCTCACTTCAGTtctaaaaaatgctttaaaaatatctatatctatatatacaGTATTTCTATATTTCTCTCTCTCAAATGTCAGTAAATCTgagtacattacagactttgCTTATCCCATGCGAATGCATTGCACTGATGTCAGGGGATAATTCATCCACCATTACCACAGATCCCCAGGTAATACTAAACCCGTGCAAATAGTACTAAGTGTGATTTATAACAGTAGAGTTGCACTCAGAGACCTGCAATTGGCACCAAAGTGCATGAAACCAAAGTTCTTCACACTGTTGCTTTAACCTCTATTTATGCTGTGTGCCATAGGTCTGGTTGCCATCCGTCATGGATCTCAGACTGTTGATCCAGTGACGGGCATGTTGGCTGCAGTAGTTGGAGCCAGGCTGGATACGTCCAAAAAAACAGTAATTCCTGTCACAGCCTCCTACTGGCTAACAATGCTAGATCAAACTGATAGTGTGCAGGTGAGGAAACTACCAAGAAAGTTGATTTTTATATAACATTTAGAGTAAAGATGATTGAGTTCTCTCCTACTTTGAGCCTAATCTGGTTGCCTAGAAAAAGTttattattgtgattattattgttgttgtcatGATAATTACTAATATGAGCAGTTGTtatcttttattgcttttaaatttgaatcattttcttctgtttcttttctttctttctttcaatgCTGTCTTCTGTAGAGCACTTTTTATCAGCTGTGTTGTGTGTAAAGTGCTATATAAAAAAggatgatttgatttgataatcAAATCAGCAGGAGGGATTTTGTAAAACTGTATTAAAGTGGTTAAAGTTGTCCCATGTTAAACTTCAAGTTTTTCCTTTTGCAGCACATTGATTCAGTGGCAGGAAATGTACTGAATGTGATGGTCCTCCTTTTGTTTACTGCTATTGTGTGTCAGGTGGAGGCACTGCAGAGAGAGGTGTGCACGCGAAAGACTTACTGGCAGCAGCAGACTCAGCGGGAGGAAGATATTCTCTCAGATCTGGACTCAGCTCTATTCCAGTGTCTCTTTAAAGCCACAGAAGCAAACTCTTATCAGGTCAGCATGAGTTGTGgccataaatttctcataaagCCTGGCCTCAGAATGTAGGAGGGAAGTTCAAAAGGGACTGAGTcctttgaacattttaaaatgagtaGAGGGAGCAAATGAATGTATGATGGAGACAACCACATTGAATAGAAACTCTGCTGGAGCTTCTCGTAAACTGCATGTAAGCAAGTTTGTGGTCAGGTTTTTCAGGTCAAATTGCACTTTGTAAgagtgtttgcatgcatgtttaCCAGACTTTTGTGCCTTGTATTCAGGATTCAAATTAGTGTTACCACCTTTGTGTCTtctgagtgtgagtgtgtgcactGCTGCAGGTGCCGTGGTCAGGGAGGCAGCTCAAAGAAGCAGCCATGGAGCTGCAGGAGTCAGCGCAGACGGAAGCCCAGAGGAGAGCGGCTCAACACTCCAACTTGGCTCTGATCTTGCCTCCGCATGTGTTACACATCCTCTCACTGGGTAAAAATTGTTTAGCAAGCTGGCAAAATGACAAGCGTAAAGGAAATTACACTCATGACCTGCGTTGTCTTTCTATTCACTGCTTTCCAAAATAAAGAGACTCGACTATCGCATACCCCAGCAGCAAAGTAATTTGCATAATTTCAATATTTGGTTTTAGTTGGCAGCatgtgtctctgtctgtctgtctgtgaagGGGATGAAGAGGAGTGGGATCAGCAGCGTGTTTTACACTCAGAGCTCATATCAGGCCTGGAGAAGATGGATGTGTGTATggagcagctgctgcaggaacAAGAAAAATGGGCCACACAGGGACAAGACCAGGCTTCAGCTCTCTATGCAATGGTCTGAATAATGGCTTTATGGTCTATTTTAGTCACTCTGTAACTTAATTTATTGCTGCCACACTTAGTTAAATTATTCACTCTCCTCTCAGCAAAATGTATATGACTCATGATGGCATCAAGAGCTTTGAAAGGACCAGTATTTTAATATGATATTTGCTTTGTGCCATGAGTTCAAGCCtttaacatttttgtccttGACAGGATGTGTatgcttttttctttcacaaatgtttctTTATCCATCCTCCAGGACAAAGAGATGAAGCAGAGAGAGTTGTGGGAGCAGCTTTGCTCCATACAGGCCGAGCTGGAGGCTGCAGTTAATGTGCAGCACTGTGCCAGACACCTCTCTCAGCTCCGTGCTGACACCGCTCAGGTCAAATCACACTAACACGAACAATGAGCATTATTAAACATACAAATTCAACCCAGGGGgagtttttttgtattgtaaATCATGTTACAAGCTATCCTTCCAGACTTTTCTCatgtaaaaatttaaaagtgctgtttttctgagctaaaatgtgctttttcatGTGTAGGCTGTGCTGTGTGGGAGCTTTTTGTACAGAGATTACAGTCTGTTCCAGTGCAGGGTGCACAGACATCCTGTAAAGGTCATGACCCTGCTTCAGCACAAAGCTCTACCCTTATTGGAGAGACTGAACCAGATCCTCGAAGACAAACAACCTGCCAGCTTCTCCCCAAACATCTGCAATCAGCATGTCTCTGGTCAGCAACAGATGGCAACACATGCAGTCATGTGCatatgttttaggcatgtagggcgtTAAGGATTTATCAAGGGACCCAGCGTGCCACAACCTAGTGTTAAtattgtcaactaaaactatgagtaaaaatgttcgtcgacagactaagactagcaaaaaatagatctttgatgactaaaagagacaaaaactaagtttaatttttgtcaagtatgctaaaactagactaaaatgtaatctaGTTTTCATTAGAcattcatgatatttctcccctgtgggtaaatctgtcaaaatacaatgcatctatATCTTtcctgcctctcagctgtagaaagcaggaatcccaggtttggcagggtgcatagaagaCACTACtttgatttggtaccagatagggcacaataaaaaaattcttggttcataaataaagtctgtaaaaagttctcacattttgtcgactaaaactacactaaaatgtttttttgagttttcgttgactataactcgactaaaactataaagggtaccAATGAccaaaatgtgattaaaactaaaagtcaTTTAAACTGAATACtaagactaagactgaaatCAAAAATAACTGTCAAATTTAACATTGCCACAACTTGGGGCTGAAGAGGGGGAGTAAGGCAGCCAGGGTCAAGCTCGATACATTTTGAGACACTTGTGTCACTTGGCAGCTGAAGTCAAGCTCAGTGACATTGGTTTTTCCAGGCCTTTTCATCCTGAGACTACCGGCAGTTTTTCTGGCttttgggacatccacagcacgactAGAGGCTCGGGGCAGCCCTACTACCAGCCTGGACAGTACCCTATGCTTACTCGCTACATCCACCCCTTATTCCGCACTAAAGGtgtgaactttatttttttcagcagattattttcccatgccaaTGATACAATGCAACGACATCCAGAGCtaacctgggttgtgtcaatcttcCTTCCCGCCCGATAGTGCCCTCAGGAAGCGTAGTACTTGGCACTTCTACACTTTAATGGGACCTCATTATtttgcccaaacatgcctgaaacttgtgcacagtactgtatctTCTAAATTTATGGCATGAAATGGGTCGATATAGACCTTTTCATTTGATGTCACACAGTCTGTCCTTCTCAGTTCCATTCCTGCTTGGTGGACAAAAGGAACATGTCACTTACTGATACCTATGCTAAATGATAATCCTTGAAGTGCACATTTTGTGCAAAGAAAGCTTGAAATATCAATATTAGATTCCTTCAGGTCATTTTAAGAAGGGTTCATTTAACATAACAGTTCTTATAGCAATGTCTCACTGAAAGAGCTAACACTAATGCTGGCACACGATGTTAGAGTTGGAAATGTGACCCTGTTTACGGATGATAATCATTTGAACAGGATGTAGAAAACAGAAAGAGCACCCACAAATTCCTCTTTTTGTAGTCAAAggacacattttttgtcattttgatgaAACACTTAACAAAGAAGGATTTGTGTGGACTGTTATGAAGGCATTCAGGCTTTTATATGCCGTATATGCCGCACCACTGCGTGTGTGCAGAGAGATGTCTCTTTCAGTCCAGTATTCACAAACTTCTCCGTGTCCCAGCTCATGTGACAGAGTCACTGACATTCCTGTGAAGTCGGCTAGTTCTATAATGTTACTTTCTGTTAGTTTATGGCTCCAAAATACATGTTTAATGTAATGATTGAAATGCAAAGTCAGCAGCAAGGCTATtatagttaaataaaataaacaaaactgaactgtaaaaatcattttagttaactgaaactaactaaaaactAAGCTTTTCAGAAAACAAACTAGACTTGACTGTACTgtacttacaaaactaactgaaataaattcaaattagAGGCAGAATCTCCTTAGTAATAGTCTCTGACAGCAGAAGGCTGAATGACATGAacacccaagcctggagagCATAAAACCACCTAATTTGATTAAAGAACACTAACACTGGTAGTTTTAGGTCTTGTGTTGTACACAAACATAGAAATTGAATTAATAAAATGAAGAGTaattactaaaataaaatgaatcattgttgcaaaataaaaactaaacaaaccagcagaaaaaactaataactaaactgaaattttaagtaaaagttaaataaaatttaaaaaaattaaccaTCCTTAACATAACCTTGGTCAGCTGTGATACCTAAACTCTCTGAGACCAATGTTATCGTATACGACAAGAGCTgagagcaacacagaaagctttctgcgaCAGAAAACGATGTTGTGACTCTTCTGTCgccctgctttggcatgattatATGATAGTTACGGGGAAAGGGTAAGTTgtacagctaatgagttgttgtgtccaAGCTAAAGACTAGCAGGCCTGGGACTGAGacattagctgggactgagacGCAgtggtggttttttttttttctgaaccaGACATCGTGTCTTatccaaacaagcgcagaggcaacactgaaagctttcagtCACAG
This region of Cheilinus undulatus linkage group 2, ASM1832078v1, whole genome shotgun sequence genomic DNA includes:
- the si:dkey-103g5.4 gene encoding uncharacterized protein si:dkey-103g5.4 gives rise to the protein MFKVLELLKPLTEEWGSDPNLQQFQGSERGSGRQDDLLTAAKDLQQAWGLSLCCQLQLQTRLEILLDWAVGLQQDGGAIGEMPLLDSDVRVPALLGMEYPDSMGSGLSVPVLGGHNDPVTGVMIPLAGTMEDPDGKGLVAIRHGSQTVDPVTGMLAAVVGARLDTSKKTVIPVTASYWLTMLDQTDSVQVEALQREVCTRKTYWQQQTQREEDILSDLDSALFQCLFKATEANSYQVPWSGRQLKEAAMELQESAQTEAQRRAAQHSNLALILPPHVLHILSLGDEEEWDQQRVLHSELISGLEKMDVCMEQLLQEQEKWATQGQDQASALYAMDKEMKQRELWEQLCSIQAELEAAVNVQHCARHLSQLRADTAQAVLCGSFLYRDYSLFQCRVHRHPVKVMTLLQHKALPLLERLNQILEDKQPASFSPNICNQHVSAEVKLSDIGFSRPFHPETTGSFSGFWDIHSTTRGSGQPYYQPGQYPMLTRYIHPLFRTKESHKTKESTQPTQISLPSIPEDEWIRLLELSPLFQLLKQVEQQLKSWACGTKLSRGELPDRGQSFVDVLEAQWECEGELIPLDVSVLNPREFLVYQHGLFLMHMLCNLKLTRTVSLQIAASLPNNNYSSNTFRNSFFYQEAEETLFVRRQRLQSVGGFSLLLLHCLSHIKVNDMSSDSSPHFQRLFYKTLQACLAELFQARLGVQLSGQEDHLASSDLKGPLSDSHAASLLYRLHKPSRGALSEDKVEELQQKYRETSLFSHLEKHLKDQNSETTERCED